One genomic segment of Paenibacillus xylanexedens includes these proteins:
- a CDS encoding catalase, whose protein sequence is MNHQSSQPEHSSDKSAETLTDRQGHPITDNQNVRTVGNRGPTTLENYHFLEKITHFDRERIPERVVHARGAGAHGVFEAYGTAGDEPVSKYTRARLFQEKGKQTPVFVRFSTVIHGGHSPETLRDPRGFAVKFYTEDGNWDLVGNNLKIFFIRDPLKFPDMVHAFKPDPLTNAQDMERFFDFVSLSPEATHMVTFLFSPWGIPANYRQMQGSGVNTYKWVNQEGTGVLIKYHWEPLNQGIRNLLQKDASEIQGQNFNHATLDLYHAIEKGEYPEWELCVQVMEDGEHPELDFDPLDPTKLWPQDQFPFLPVGKMTLNRNPEDYFNEVEQAAFGTGVLVDGLDFSDDKLLQGRTFSYSDTQRHRVGANYLQLPVNAPKNRVATNQSGGQMQYQVDRAPGQNPHVNYEPSSLGGLKEATPRGPEHEPLIEGRLVREKIERTNDFGQAGDTYRAFEDWERDELISNMVGALAQCKPDIRERMISYFTQADADYGRRVSEGLASVPTDDSTTVQPKHEPSIEQAEKRSRETDGY, encoded by the coding sequence ATGAATCATCAGTCTTCACAACCAGAGCATTCCTCAGACAAATCAGCTGAGACATTAACGGATCGACAAGGGCATCCCATTACGGACAATCAGAATGTACGAACCGTTGGCAACCGGGGACCGACTACGCTGGAGAACTATCATTTTCTCGAAAAAATTACTCACTTCGACCGTGAACGTATTCCGGAACGTGTGGTCCATGCCCGTGGTGCTGGTGCTCATGGCGTATTTGAAGCGTATGGAACGGCCGGGGATGAACCGGTATCGAAGTACACACGTGCACGCCTATTTCAGGAAAAAGGCAAACAAACGCCCGTTTTCGTTCGCTTCTCTACCGTTATACATGGCGGACATTCACCGGAGACCCTGCGGGACCCGCGCGGATTTGCTGTAAAATTCTATACCGAAGATGGCAACTGGGATCTGGTGGGTAACAATCTGAAAATCTTTTTCATTCGCGACCCGCTCAAATTCCCGGATATGGTACACGCCTTCAAGCCAGACCCGTTGACCAATGCACAGGATATGGAGCGGTTTTTCGATTTTGTCTCGCTGAGCCCTGAAGCTACCCATATGGTGACATTCCTCTTCTCTCCATGGGGCATTCCAGCGAATTATCGGCAGATGCAAGGCTCGGGTGTCAATACATATAAGTGGGTCAATCAGGAAGGCACGGGCGTACTCATCAAATACCACTGGGAACCGCTCAATCAAGGGATACGCAACCTGCTGCAAAAAGACGCGAGCGAGATTCAGGGACAGAATTTCAATCATGCGACATTGGATCTGTATCACGCCATTGAAAAAGGGGAGTATCCCGAATGGGAGCTGTGCGTTCAAGTAATGGAGGACGGCGAGCATCCAGAGTTGGACTTCGACCCGCTGGACCCAACCAAGCTATGGCCGCAAGATCAGTTCCCTTTTCTACCTGTGGGCAAAATGACGTTGAATCGTAATCCCGAGGATTATTTCAATGAAGTGGAGCAAGCAGCGTTTGGCACAGGTGTATTGGTAGACGGGCTGGATTTCTCAGATGACAAACTGCTGCAAGGACGGACCTTCTCCTATTCGGATACCCAGCGTCACCGGGTGGGTGCGAACTATCTGCAACTGCCTGTGAATGCACCGAAAAATCGGGTAGCCACGAATCAGAGCGGCGGACAGATGCAATATCAGGTGGATCGTGCACCGGGTCAGAATCCGCATGTGAACTATGAACCCTCCTCGCTTGGTGGACTTAAAGAAGCTACACCGCGCGGCCCGGAACATGAACCTCTGATTGAAGGGCGACTCGTTCGTGAGAAGATTGAGCGTACCAATGACTTTGGACAAGCGGGTGATACGTACAGGGCTTTCGAAGATTGGGAGCGGGATGAGCTGATCAGCAACATGGTCGGCGCGTTGGCACAATGCAAACCGGATATCCGGGAGCGCATGATCTCTTACTTCACCCAAGCGGATGCGGATTACGGTCGGCGCGTCTCTGAAGGGTTGGCCTCTGTTCCAACCGATGATAGTACAACGGTCCAACCGAAACATGAACCAAGTATCGAGCAAGCAGAGAAACGCAGTCGTGAGACGGACGGATATTAA